Proteins encoded in a region of the Tripterygium wilfordii isolate XIE 37 chromosome 21, ASM1340144v1, whole genome shotgun sequence genome:
- the LOC119988204 gene encoding protein NAR1 isoform X1: protein MSEKFSPTLRIGDLSDFIAPSQACVVSLKGLKTTSKKPDKVEVSTVNKQQTDPVKISLKDCLACSGCITSAETVMLERQSLDEFLSNLNNGKAVIVSLSPQSRASLAAYFGISPLQVFKKLTTFLKSLGVKAVFDTSCSRDISLIEACNEFINRYQQSQVVDDDRSKSSLPMLASACPGWICYAEKQLGSYILPYISSVKSPQQTMGATIKHHICKKLQLRPDEIYHVTVMPCYDKKLEASRDDFVTEVESHGGLRVVEVDSVLTSGEILDLIQLKTVDFKAVEESSVDRMLTNVTEEGHLYGVSGSSGGYAETIFRYAAKVLFGMDIKGPLNFKIIRNSDFQEVSLEVEERTMLRFAMCYGFRNLQNIVRKIKMQKCEYHFVEVMACPSGCLNGGGQIKPKPGQTPKDLIQALETIYMENVLAADPSKNPIVKGLYDEWLEHPGSEKAKKYMHTEYHPIVKSITSQLHNW, encoded by the exons ATGTCTGAGAAATTCTCGCCAACGCTACGGATTGGGGATCTCAGCGATTTCATAGCGCCCTCACAGGCATGCGTCGTTTCTCTCAAGGGACTCAAAACAACCTCAAAGAAGCCTGATAAGGTCGAG GTTTCAACTGTTAACAAACAGCAAACCGACCCTGTTAAAATTTCACTGAAGGACTGCTTAGCATGCAG TGGATGCATAACATCCGCAGAGACAGTTATGCTTGAGAGGCAGAGTTTGGATGAGTTCCTTTCAAATCTTAACAATGGAAAGGCTGTAATCGTCTCGCTTTCTCCGCAATCCAGAGCCTCTCTTGCGGCATATTTTGGCATCTCTCCACTTCAG GTGTTTAAGAAGCTAACGACATTCCTAAAGTCCCTGGGAGTAAAGGCCGTCTTTGATACAAGTTGTAGTAGAGATATATCACTTATCGAAGCTTGTAATGAGTTCATAAACCGATACCAGCAAAGTCAAGTAGTTGATGATGATAGAAGTAAATCATCTCTGCCCATGCTTGCATCAGCATGTCCAG GGTGGATATGTTATGCTGAAAAACAACTTGGTTCCTATATTCTCCCTTATATATCTTCTGTAAAAAGCCCTCAGCAAACTATGGGAGCTACCATTAAGCATCATATATGCAAAAAATTGCAGCTCAG GCCAGACGAGATTTACCATGTAACTGTGATGCCCTGTTATGATAAGAAGCTCGAGGCTTCTAGGGATGATTTTGTTACTGAAGTGGAATCTCATGGAGGTCTTAGGGTTGTGGAGGTAGATTCAGTATTGACATCTGGAGAAATTTTAGATTTGATACAG CTAAAAACAGTGGATTTTAAGGCAGTAGAAGAGTCTTCTGTTGACAGAAT GTTGACAAATGTAACTGAGGAAGGACATCTATATGGGGTCTCTGGAAGCTCTGGAGGCTATGCGGAGACTATTTTCCGTTATGCTGCTAAAGTACTCTTTGGGATGGATATCAAGGGCCCTTTAAACTTCAAAATTATAAGAAATTCAGATTTTCAAGAGGTCTCTTTAGAG GTGGAGGAGAGAACTATGTTAAGATTTGCAATGTGTTATGGCTTCCGGAACCTGCAGAACATTGTCAGGAAGATTAAAATGCAGAAGTGTGAATATCATTTCGTGGAGGTTATGGCATGCCCATCAG GCTGCTTAAATGGTGGGGGTCAAATCAAGCCGAAGCCTGGGCAGACTCCAAAAGATCTGATTCAGGCATTAGAAACTATTTATATGGAAAAT GTTTTGGCAGCTGATCCTTCGAAGAATCCCATTGTCAAAGGCTTATATGATGAGTGGCTTGAGCATCCTGGATCAGAGAAAGCCAAAAAGTACATGCATACAGAGTACCATCCTATTGTTAAAAGCATTACTTCTCAGTTGCATAACTGGTGA
- the LOC119989856 gene encoding uncharacterized protein LOC119989856, with translation MATNNPIFVAWEEHIISHERGNRVVHFYLKDVQGKLVLAVVGTERSIRHMFYVVSDDLVQAFGSQRFINASTKWRARRDVVDWLSSLVSRHQPPLNMQMDDSIGELRSLEELTTEFGAYQNSMPDQMVLRKLKVQNSEIEWSGVAWICAKQLKHYPAFQRNGTTINVHSFVYIMAEEQGHYVGYLEDMYEDKKGHKKVKVRWFHHNQEVKGIISQLNPHPREVLITPHVQVISAECVDGLATVLTPSHYEKCVVPDTSPCGVHMCFRQLKNNKVKTFSLAKLRGYSNQAILSSVDASVASKPIVKEHNSNEELMEELAHDNPVRMSAKRIKSCNRQVKLRSGCINNSLSGNQIMKGEPAYPKLTLKISRKTMGTRLVIPKSQCLSSFKVGEKIELLCQDSGIRGCWFRCNVLQVSMKRLKVQYDDVKDAGTSGSLEEWVPASREAAPDKLGMRCPGRLRIRPQSPKDSSNCVFEIGAAVDAWWNDGWWEGVVTRTDIYKNDNLQIYLPGENKFLPIQRKHLRTSRDWVGDRWVDIKAKPDIISHLSSNNSNSTKLPMLSAKTKASGYGGAASGECGLIRTSKLEAVEDDKLELLGSTASGGCKVIRTFKLEAVEEDKLELLGSTASGECEVIRTSELEAVEEDKLELHGFAASVGCEVIRTSKHEAIEEDKPELLGSPASNDLENVKEVNMQELAHDNLKSMVGADACPDNKDDENDGYQGRKEKEDENASNNAEQVLVSALELGNLKN, from the exons ATGGCTACAAATAATCCTATTTTTGTAGCTTGGGAGGAGCACATTATAAGCCACGAGCGTGGAAACCGCGTGGTTCACTTTTACTTGAAAGATGTACAAGGGAAATTAGTCCTTGCAGTTGTTGGAACTGAGAGGAGTATAAGGCACATGTTCTATGTAGTTTCGGATGACTTGGTGCAGGCATTTGGGTCCCAGAGATTCATCAATGCATCCACAAAATGGCGAGCTAGGCGAGATGTTGTAGACTGGTTGTCATCCTTGGTCTCGAGGCATCAGCCTCCATTAA ATATGCAGATGGATGACTCAATAGGGGAGTTAAGATCTCTTGAAGAATTAACTACTGAATTCGGCGCATATCAAAACTCTATGCCAGATCAGATG GTTTTGAGGAAACTGAAAGTCCAAAATTCTGAGATTGAGTGGTCTGGTGTGGCTTGGATCTGTGCAAAACAGCTTAAGCACTACCCAGCATTTCAGAGGAATGGAACTACCATAAAT GTTCACTCCTTTGTATATATCATGGCTGAAGAACAAGGACATTATGTTGGATACTTAGAGGATATGTATGAAGATAAGAAGGGGCATAAGAAGGTGAAAGTGCGGTGGTTTCACCACAATCAGGAAGTTAAGGGCATAATTTCTCAGCTGAATCCACACCCTCGAGAAGTTCTCATCACTCCTCATGTCCAAGTGATCAGCGCAGAGTGTGTTGATGGTCTGGCAACAGTCTTGACTCCTAGTCATTATGAGAAATGCGTTGTTCCAGACACTTCACCTTGTGGAGTCCATATGTGCTTTAGGCAGTTGAAGAACAACAAGGTTAAGACCTTCTCTCTTGCTAAATTGCGGGGATACTCAAATCAGGCAATCCTCTCTTCTGTAGATGCTTCAGTTGCTTCCAAGCCTATAGTCAAGGAACATAATTCCAATGAGGAACTCATGGAAGAATTGGCCCATGACAATCCTGTCAGGATGAGTGCTAAGAGAATTAAAAGTTGCAACAGACAAGTGAAACTTAGAAGTGGCTGCATAAATAATTCGCTATCTGGGAACCAGATAATGAAAGGTGAACCGGCGTACCCGAagttgacattaaaaatttcAAGGAAAACAATGGGGACTAGGTTAGTTATTCCCAAGTCACAATGCCTTTCGTCTTTCAAAGTAGGGGAGAAGATAGAACTGCTCTGCCAAGATAGTGGCATTCGAGGCTGCTGGTTTAGGTGTAATGTGTTGCAGGTATCTATGAAGCGTTTGAAAGTTCAATATGACGATGTGAAGGATGCTGGGACATCAGGCAGTCTGGAG GAATGGGTCCCTGCATCTAGGGAGGCTGCTCCTGATAAACTAGGCATGAGATGCCCTGGCCGTCTGAGGATTCGGCCACAGTCTCCTAAGGACTCTTCGAACTGTGTTTTTGAGATTGGAGCAGCTGTAGATGCATGGTGGAATGATGGATGGTGGGAAGGTGTTGTAACTAGAACTGACATCTACAAGAATGATAACCTGCAAATTTACCTACCTG GCGAGAACAAGTTCCTACCCATTCAGAGGAAGCATCTTAGGACTTCCAGGGACTGGGTTGGTGACAGATGGGTTGATATAAAGGCAAAGCCAGATATAATCTCGCATTTATCTTCTAATAATAGCAATAGCACAAAACTGCCAATGCTCTCAGCTAAAACAAAGGCATCTGGGTATGGTGGTGCTGCATCTGGGGAGTGCGGATTAATCAGAACTTCCAAACTTGAAGCTGTTGAAGATGACAAACTGGAGCTGCTTGGTTCCACTGCATCTGGGGGTTGCAAAGTTATCAGAACTTTCAAACTCGAAGCTGTAGAAGAAGATAAACTGGAACTGCTTGGTTCCACTGCATCTGGAGAGTGCGAAGTAATCCGAACTTCCGAACTTGAAGCTGTTGAAGAAGACAAACTGGAGCTGCATGGTTTTGCTGCATCTGTTGGGTGCGAAGTTATCAGAACTTCCAAACATGAAGCTATTGAAGAAGATAAACCAGAACTGCTTGGTTCCCCTGCATCTAATGACTTGGAGAATGTGAAGGAAGTCAATATGCAAGAGCTGGCTCATGATAATTTAAAAAGCATGGTTGGAGCTGATGCTTGTCCAGATAACAaggatgatgaaaatgatggtTATCAAgggaggaaagaaaaggaagatgagAATGCTAGCAACAATGCTGAACAGGTTTTGGTGAGTGCACTTGAACTCGGCAATTTAAAGAACTGA
- the LOC119988204 gene encoding protein NAR1 isoform X3, whose protein sequence is MLERQSLDEFLSNLNNGKAVIVSLSPQSRASLAAYFGISPLQVFKKLTTFLKSLGVKAVFDTSCSRDISLIEACNEFINRYQQSQVVDDDRSKSSLPMLASACPGWICYAEKQLGSYILPYISSVKSPQQTMGATIKHHICKKLQLRPDEIYHVTVMPCYDKKLEASRDDFVTEVESHGGLRVVEVDSVLTSGEILDLIQLKTVDFKAVEESSVDRMLTNVTEEGHLYGVSGSSGGYAETIFRYAAKVLFGMDIKGPLNFKIIRNSDFQEVSLEVEERTMLRFAMCYGFRNLQNIVRKIKMQKCEYHFVEVMACPSGCLNGGGQIKPKPGQTPKDLIQALETIYMENVLAADPSKNPIVKGLYDEWLEHPGSEKAKKYMHTEYHPIVKSITSQLHNW, encoded by the exons ATGCTTGAGAGGCAGAGTTTGGATGAGTTCCTTTCAAATCTTAACAATGGAAAGGCTGTAATCGTCTCGCTTTCTCCGCAATCCAGAGCCTCTCTTGCGGCATATTTTGGCATCTCTCCACTTCAG GTGTTTAAGAAGCTAACGACATTCCTAAAGTCCCTGGGAGTAAAGGCCGTCTTTGATACAAGTTGTAGTAGAGATATATCACTTATCGAAGCTTGTAATGAGTTCATAAACCGATACCAGCAAAGTCAAGTAGTTGATGATGATAGAAGTAAATCATCTCTGCCCATGCTTGCATCAGCATGTCCAG GGTGGATATGTTATGCTGAAAAACAACTTGGTTCCTATATTCTCCCTTATATATCTTCTGTAAAAAGCCCTCAGCAAACTATGGGAGCTACCATTAAGCATCATATATGCAAAAAATTGCAGCTCAG GCCAGACGAGATTTACCATGTAACTGTGATGCCCTGTTATGATAAGAAGCTCGAGGCTTCTAGGGATGATTTTGTTACTGAAGTGGAATCTCATGGAGGTCTTAGGGTTGTGGAGGTAGATTCAGTATTGACATCTGGAGAAATTTTAGATTTGATACAG CTAAAAACAGTGGATTTTAAGGCAGTAGAAGAGTCTTCTGTTGACAGAAT GTTGACAAATGTAACTGAGGAAGGACATCTATATGGGGTCTCTGGAAGCTCTGGAGGCTATGCGGAGACTATTTTCCGTTATGCTGCTAAAGTACTCTTTGGGATGGATATCAAGGGCCCTTTAAACTTCAAAATTATAAGAAATTCAGATTTTCAAGAGGTCTCTTTAGAG GTGGAGGAGAGAACTATGTTAAGATTTGCAATGTGTTATGGCTTCCGGAACCTGCAGAACATTGTCAGGAAGATTAAAATGCAGAAGTGTGAATATCATTTCGTGGAGGTTATGGCATGCCCATCAG GCTGCTTAAATGGTGGGGGTCAAATCAAGCCGAAGCCTGGGCAGACTCCAAAAGATCTGATTCAGGCATTAGAAACTATTTATATGGAAAAT GTTTTGGCAGCTGATCCTTCGAAGAATCCCATTGTCAAAGGCTTATATGATGAGTGGCTTGAGCATCCTGGATCAGAGAAAGCCAAAAAGTACATGCATACAGAGTACCATCCTATTGTTAAAAGCATTACTTCTCAGTTGCATAACTGGTGA
- the LOC119988204 gene encoding protein NAR1 isoform X2 → MSEKFSPTLRIGDLSDFIAPSQACVVSLKGLKTTSKKPDKVSTVNKQQTDPVKISLKDCLACSGCITSAETVMLERQSLDEFLSNLNNGKAVIVSLSPQSRASLAAYFGISPLQVFKKLTTFLKSLGVKAVFDTSCSRDISLIEACNEFINRYQQSQVVDDDRSKSSLPMLASACPGWICYAEKQLGSYILPYISSVKSPQQTMGATIKHHICKKLQLRPDEIYHVTVMPCYDKKLEASRDDFVTEVESHGGLRVVEVDSVLTSGEILDLIQLKTVDFKAVEESSVDRMLTNVTEEGHLYGVSGSSGGYAETIFRYAAKVLFGMDIKGPLNFKIIRNSDFQEVSLEVEERTMLRFAMCYGFRNLQNIVRKIKMQKCEYHFVEVMACPSGCLNGGGQIKPKPGQTPKDLIQALETIYMENVLAADPSKNPIVKGLYDEWLEHPGSEKAKKYMHTEYHPIVKSITSQLHNW, encoded by the exons ATGTCTGAGAAATTCTCGCCAACGCTACGGATTGGGGATCTCAGCGATTTCATAGCGCCCTCACAGGCATGCGTCGTTTCTCTCAAGGGACTCAAAACAACCTCAAAGAAGCCTGATAAG GTTTCAACTGTTAACAAACAGCAAACCGACCCTGTTAAAATTTCACTGAAGGACTGCTTAGCATGCAG TGGATGCATAACATCCGCAGAGACAGTTATGCTTGAGAGGCAGAGTTTGGATGAGTTCCTTTCAAATCTTAACAATGGAAAGGCTGTAATCGTCTCGCTTTCTCCGCAATCCAGAGCCTCTCTTGCGGCATATTTTGGCATCTCTCCACTTCAG GTGTTTAAGAAGCTAACGACATTCCTAAAGTCCCTGGGAGTAAAGGCCGTCTTTGATACAAGTTGTAGTAGAGATATATCACTTATCGAAGCTTGTAATGAGTTCATAAACCGATACCAGCAAAGTCAAGTAGTTGATGATGATAGAAGTAAATCATCTCTGCCCATGCTTGCATCAGCATGTCCAG GGTGGATATGTTATGCTGAAAAACAACTTGGTTCCTATATTCTCCCTTATATATCTTCTGTAAAAAGCCCTCAGCAAACTATGGGAGCTACCATTAAGCATCATATATGCAAAAAATTGCAGCTCAG GCCAGACGAGATTTACCATGTAACTGTGATGCCCTGTTATGATAAGAAGCTCGAGGCTTCTAGGGATGATTTTGTTACTGAAGTGGAATCTCATGGAGGTCTTAGGGTTGTGGAGGTAGATTCAGTATTGACATCTGGAGAAATTTTAGATTTGATACAG CTAAAAACAGTGGATTTTAAGGCAGTAGAAGAGTCTTCTGTTGACAGAAT GTTGACAAATGTAACTGAGGAAGGACATCTATATGGGGTCTCTGGAAGCTCTGGAGGCTATGCGGAGACTATTTTCCGTTATGCTGCTAAAGTACTCTTTGGGATGGATATCAAGGGCCCTTTAAACTTCAAAATTATAAGAAATTCAGATTTTCAAGAGGTCTCTTTAGAG GTGGAGGAGAGAACTATGTTAAGATTTGCAATGTGTTATGGCTTCCGGAACCTGCAGAACATTGTCAGGAAGATTAAAATGCAGAAGTGTGAATATCATTTCGTGGAGGTTATGGCATGCCCATCAG GCTGCTTAAATGGTGGGGGTCAAATCAAGCCGAAGCCTGGGCAGACTCCAAAAGATCTGATTCAGGCATTAGAAACTATTTATATGGAAAAT GTTTTGGCAGCTGATCCTTCGAAGAATCCCATTGTCAAAGGCTTATATGATGAGTGGCTTGAGCATCCTGGATCAGAGAAAGCCAAAAAGTACATGCATACAGAGTACCATCCTATTGTTAAAAGCATTACTTCTCAGTTGCATAACTGGTGA
- the LOC119988204 gene encoding protein NAR1 isoform X4: MSEKFSPTLRIGDLSDFIAPSQACVVSLKGLKTTSKKPDKVEVSTVNKQQTDPVKISLKDCLACSGCITSAETVMLERQSLDEFLSNLNNGKAVIVSLSPQSRASLAAYFGISPLQVFKKLTTFLKSLGVKAVFDTSCSRDISLIEACNEFINRYQQSQVVDDDRSKSSLPMLASACPGWICYAEKQLGSYILPYISSVKSPQQTMGATIKHHICKKLQLRPDEIYHVTVMPCYDKKLEASRDDFVTEVESHGGLRVVEVDSVLTSGEILDLIQLKTVDFKAVEESSVDRMLTNVTEEGHLYGVSGSSGGYAETIFRYAAKVLFGMDIKGPLNFKIIRNSDFQEVSLEVEERTMLRFAMCYGFRNLQNIVRKIKMQKCEYHFVEVMACPSVQL, translated from the exons ATGTCTGAGAAATTCTCGCCAACGCTACGGATTGGGGATCTCAGCGATTTCATAGCGCCCTCACAGGCATGCGTCGTTTCTCTCAAGGGACTCAAAACAACCTCAAAGAAGCCTGATAAGGTCGAG GTTTCAACTGTTAACAAACAGCAAACCGACCCTGTTAAAATTTCACTGAAGGACTGCTTAGCATGCAG TGGATGCATAACATCCGCAGAGACAGTTATGCTTGAGAGGCAGAGTTTGGATGAGTTCCTTTCAAATCTTAACAATGGAAAGGCTGTAATCGTCTCGCTTTCTCCGCAATCCAGAGCCTCTCTTGCGGCATATTTTGGCATCTCTCCACTTCAG GTGTTTAAGAAGCTAACGACATTCCTAAAGTCCCTGGGAGTAAAGGCCGTCTTTGATACAAGTTGTAGTAGAGATATATCACTTATCGAAGCTTGTAATGAGTTCATAAACCGATACCAGCAAAGTCAAGTAGTTGATGATGATAGAAGTAAATCATCTCTGCCCATGCTTGCATCAGCATGTCCAG GGTGGATATGTTATGCTGAAAAACAACTTGGTTCCTATATTCTCCCTTATATATCTTCTGTAAAAAGCCCTCAGCAAACTATGGGAGCTACCATTAAGCATCATATATGCAAAAAATTGCAGCTCAG GCCAGACGAGATTTACCATGTAACTGTGATGCCCTGTTATGATAAGAAGCTCGAGGCTTCTAGGGATGATTTTGTTACTGAAGTGGAATCTCATGGAGGTCTTAGGGTTGTGGAGGTAGATTCAGTATTGACATCTGGAGAAATTTTAGATTTGATACAG CTAAAAACAGTGGATTTTAAGGCAGTAGAAGAGTCTTCTGTTGACAGAAT GTTGACAAATGTAACTGAGGAAGGACATCTATATGGGGTCTCTGGAAGCTCTGGAGGCTATGCGGAGACTATTTTCCGTTATGCTGCTAAAGTACTCTTTGGGATGGATATCAAGGGCCCTTTAAACTTCAAAATTATAAGAAATTCAGATTTTCAAGAGGTCTCTTTAGAG GTGGAGGAGAGAACTATGTTAAGATTTGCAATGTGTTATGGCTTCCGGAACCTGCAGAACATTGTCAGGAAGATTAAAATGCAGAAGTGTGAATATCATTTCGTGGAGGTTATGGCATGCCCATCAG TGCAGTTATGA